A genomic window from Silene latifolia isolate original U9 population chromosome Y, ASM4854445v1, whole genome shotgun sequence includes:
- the LOC141627173 gene encoding uncharacterized protein LOC141627173 isoform X1, translating into MIDVDASIDMETVLHPSNSKSRVQLENEAFNKVMYGKDNPTRPTGYGFGVKQSDMFGVHSILRKEGFGCGASSSLALENMKKVVDDVTKENKELKTKCNESNGLLKKMTTQFAAQILDLFSTGKVMTEVIDMAKSVLNMNMGSTQVSDSSDGDDAPSNVD; encoded by the exons ATG aTTGATGTAGATGCAAGTATTGATATGGAAACTGTCCTGCACCCATCTAATTCCAAATCTCGTGTACAACTTGAGAATGAAGCCTTTAACAAAGTAATGTACGGTAAGGATAACCCTACACGTCCAACTGGTTATGGATTTGGTGTAAAGCAAAGTGATATGTTTGGAGTACATAGTATCTTAAGAAAAGAGGGATTTGGTTGTGGAGCCAGTAGTAGTCTAGCCTTAGAAAATATGAAGAAGGTCGTAGATGATGTGACCAAGGAAAATAAAGAGCTAAAAACCAAGTGCAATGAGAGTAATGGACTGTTGAAAAAAATGACGACACAGTTTGCTGCTCAAATACTGGACCTCTTTAGTACTGGAAAAGTTATGACTGAAGTTATAGACATGGCAAAATCAGTCTTGAACATGAACATGGGCAGTACACAG GTTTCAGATTCATCAGATGGTGATGATGCGCCTTCAAATGTTGATTGA
- the LOC141627173 gene encoding uncharacterized protein LOC141627173 isoform X2 gives METVLHPSNSKSRVQLENEAFNKVMYGKDNPTRPTGYGFGVKQSDMFGVHSILRKEGFGCGASSSLALENMKKVVDDVTKENKELKTKCNESNGLLKKMTTQFAAQILDLFSTGKVMTEVIDMAKSVLNMNMGSTQVSDSSDGDDAPSNVD, from the exons ATGGAAACTGTCCTGCACCCATCTAATTCCAAATCTCGTGTACAACTTGAGAATGAAGCCTTTAACAAAGTAATGTACGGTAAGGATAACCCTACACGTCCAACTGGTTATGGATTTGGTGTAAAGCAAAGTGATATGTTTGGAGTACATAGTATCTTAAGAAAAGAGGGATTTGGTTGTGGAGCCAGTAGTAGTCTAGCCTTAGAAAATATGAAGAAGGTCGTAGATGATGTGACCAAGGAAAATAAAGAGCTAAAAACCAAGTGCAATGAGAGTAATGGACTGTTGAAAAAAATGACGACACAGTTTGCTGCTCAAATACTGGACCTCTTTAGTACTGGAAAAGTTATGACTGAAGTTATAGACATGGCAAAATCAGTCTTGAACATGAACATGGGCAGTACACAG GTTTCAGATTCATCAGATGGTGATGATGCGCCTTCAAATGTTGATTGA